The genome window CCGCGCCGCGCACGGCAACCATACTGTCCTTGGCCAACATGCCGCGGAAACGCCGGTACTGCGAGGCATGCAGATACAAAACGAGGGTGGCGTCGGCATCCTCCAAAAAGACATAGGCGACACGTCCGCCGCTGCCGCGCCGCGTGGAAACACGTTGCACGTAACCGATAACGAACAGCGGTCCCGGCCGGATATTGCCCAGGTCGGAAGTGAGCAAGGCGGCACACTCCTCCCGGTAACGCCGGATGGGATGCCCGCTCAGATACTGTCCCAGGGCCTGCTTCTCCCCCGCCAGGCGCTGCGTCTCGTCCCAGGGCGCTGCCGGCGCATAGGGCAGCGAGGCGGCAGCCCCTTCGCCCGATGCCGTCTCCCCGGCCGGCGCGAACAGGCTCCCCTGGCCGCCGCCATGACCCGCCCCAAACTGCTCCGCCGCCTGCATGGCCCCTTCCAAGCTGGCCAGCAGGACGCTGCGCTCGACGCCGAAGTCGTCCAGCGCTCCCGCGAGGCTCAGGGCCTCCAGAGCGCGGCGGTTGACGCGGCGCGCGTCCAGGCGGCGGCACAAGTCGAACAAGTCCCGGAAGGCGCCGTTGCCGTCGCGCTCCGTCTCGATCTCCCGGGCCGCTCCCCGGCCCACGCCGCGAACCGCGCCCAAACCGTAGCGGATGGCTTTCGCGTCCATTGCCCGAAACCCGTGTCCAGAGCGGTTGATGGAAGGAGGCAATAGCTCCAGGCGGGCTCGGCGCAGTTCGCCGCAGAGAGAGACCAGACGGTCGGTATGGTCCATTTCGGTGGTCAGGAGCGCCGCCATGAAAGCGCTGGGATAGCGGGCTTTAAACCAGGCGGTGCGGTAGGCCAGCAAGGCATAGGCGACGGAATGGGACTTGTTGAACCCGTAGCCGGCAAACGTTTCCATCAGTTCGAAAATGCGCTCGGCGGTCTTCCTGGGGACCCCGCCTTGCTGTACGGCGCGGGTAACGAAGATGTCGCTGTGCTCGGCCATTGCCGCAACTTGTTTCTTGCCCATCGCGCGGCGCAGCAGATCGGCGGCGCCCAACGTGTAACCGGCCAGGACGCGGGCGATCTCCATCACTTGTTCCTGGTACAGGATCACGCCCCAGGTGTTGCGCAAAATCGGCTCCAGGGAGGGATGCATGTAGCGCACCCGCTCGCGACCATGCTTGCGGTTAATGTAGTCTTCCGCCATCCCGGACTTCAGCGGCCCCGGGCGGATCAGCGCCACCAGAGCCACCAGGTCGTCGAAGCGCTCCGGCTGCAACCGCCGGATCAGGCCCTTCATGCCCTCCGACTCGAGTTGGAACAATGCGGCGGTGCGGCCCGAGCGGATCAACCGGTAGGGGGCGGAATCCTCCAGAGACAGCTGTTCGAGGCGCAACGCCGGTTCGTCGTTCCCGGCGCGCATCTCGTTTACGGTACGCAGACAATTGTCCAGCACGGTCAAAGTGCGCAATCCGAGGAAGTCGAACTTGACCAGGCCGATAGTCTCCACGTCGTTCATATCGAACTGCGTCAGCATATTGCCGGCGCCGCCCTGCTCGCAGTACAGCGGCATGTACTCGATCAGCGGCCGCGGCGTGATAACGACGCCTCCGGCATGGCGCCCGGCGTGGCGCACCGTCCCCTCCAGTTTACGCGCCAAATCGATCAGCGTACGTACATCCTCTTGCTGCTCGTACGCATCCTGCAGCGCCGACTCCTCGGCCAGGGCCTTGCCCAGGGTCATGTTCAGGTCGCCCGGGATGCATTTGGCGATCTTGTCCACGAATCCGTAGGTATGACCAAGGATGCGGCCCACATCGCGCACCACGGCACGGGCGTTCATGTTGCCGTAAGTGATGATCTGCGAGACCCGCTCCCGGCCATAGCGTTCCGCCACGTACTCGATCACCTCGTCGCGCCGTTCCATACAAAAATCTATGTCGAAGTCCGGCAATGTAACTCGTTCGGGGTTCAGGAAGCGCTCGAATAGGAGGTCGTATCGGATCGGGTCTAACTCGGTGATCCCCAGGGCATAGGCCACCAGCGAGCCGCCTCCGGAGCCGCGCCCCGGCCCCACCGGAATCCCCTGCTCCCGGGCCCAGCGAATAAAGTCGGCCACGATCAGAAAATAGCCGGAAAAGCCCATCTGCACGATCACCTCCAACTCCCGCCGCAGCCGTTGCCGGTATTCGTCGGCGCGCTCCCGCGGGCTCGAGGGACGGAAATTGCACACTTCCTGCAATCCCCGTTCCGCCTCCCGTGCCAGCCAGCGGTCCTGATCGTAGCCGTCAGGGACCTGGAACTCCGGCAGGTGGTACCCTTCCGTGTCCAATTCCAGGTTACAGCGCTGGGCAATGGCCACGGAGTTCTCCAGGGCCTCCGGCAGATCGTCGAACAATTCGCGCATCTCATCCGCACTGCGCAGGTACTGCAATTCGCTGTAAGGGCGCTCCCGCGATCGGTCGTCCAGAAGTTTGCCCCTGGCAATGCACACACGGGCCTCGTGCGCCTCAAAGTCATCCCGACCGAGAAAACGCACGTCGTTGGTGGCCACCACCGGCACCCCGAACTCCGCGGCCAGACGCACCGCCTGCTCCAGGTATTCGTCCTCGCCCGGCCGCCCCGTGCGCTGCAGCTCCAAGTAGTAACCGTTAGGGAAAAGCCGCATCCAGGTCTCCAGTTCCTCGCGCGCGCGCGCGCCGTGTCCAGCCAGCAGGCAACGCCCCACGTCTCCCTCGCGCCCGCCGGACAGCGCCAGCAGACCCGCGCTCTCCCCACGCAGCCAGTCACGCCGGATCAACACCCGCGCCCCGCGCTCCCGGTAGGCGCGCGTCAGCAAACGATTCAGCTTTACATACCCCTGACGGCTGCAGCAGAGCAGCGTCACCCGGTAAGCCTGCCCGGCATCCGGATCCCCGTGCCGCAGATCCGCCCCCACGATCGGCTTGACGCCCCGCTGCTGGGCGGCGCGGTAGAATTTAACTATCGAGAACAGATTGTCCTGCTCGGTCAGAGCCACCGCGCCCATGCCCAGTTCCGCGACGCGCTCGACCAGAGGCGCTACCCGCAGCAGGCCGTCCTCCAGCGAGTAGTGCGAGTGCACCCGCAGATGGACAAAGCCTGGGGCAGCAGCGCTCGCCGCCTCCCCTGCTGAGCCGCGACTCACCGATCCTCCAACACGCGCCGCACCGGCGCATAAGATCGGCGGTGCTCGGGGCTGGGACCATGCTGTTGCAAAGCGGCAAGATGTGCGGCCGTGGGATAACCTTTGTGCCGGGCGAAGCCGTATGCCGGATAACATTCATGCAGGCGGCGCATCCGCCCATCCCGGTCCACCTTGGCAAGGATCGAGGCGGCACCGATCGCCGGCACCAGCCGGTCGCCGCCAACAATGGCCGTGGCGCGGCAATCCAATCCGGGGAACTCGGGGACATGCGGCCCGTCCACCTGTGCCTCGCCGGGGCGGCGCTCCAGCGCCAGCACCGCCCGCCGCATCGCCAGCAGGCTCGCCTGCAAGACGTTCAACCGCTCGACCTCCCGCGCCGTAGCACAGGCCACGGCCCACTCCAGGGCGCGGGCGCGGATACACA of Gammaproteobacteria bacterium contains these proteins:
- the rnhB gene encoding ribonuclease HII, which gives rise to MNLVAGVDEAGRGALAGPVVAAAVILDPAQPIQGLADSKQLAPARREVLAVCIRARALEWAVACATAREVERLNVLQASLLAMRRAVLALERRPGEAQVDGPHVPEFPGLDCRATAIVGGDRLVPAIGAASILAKVDRDGRMRRLHECYPAYGFARHKGYPTAAHLAALQQHGPSPEHRRSYAPVRRVLEDR
- the dnaE gene encoding DNA polymerase III subunit alpha produces the protein MSRGSAGEAASAAAPGFVHLRVHSHYSLEDGLLRVAPLVERVAELGMGAVALTEQDNLFSIVKFYRAAQQRGVKPIVGADLRHGDPDAGQAYRVTLLCCSRQGYVKLNRLLTRAYRERGARVLIRRDWLRGESAGLLALSGGREGDVGRCLLAGHGARAREELETWMRLFPNGYYLELQRTGRPGEDEYLEQAVRLAAEFGVPVVATNDVRFLGRDDFEAHEARVCIARGKLLDDRSRERPYSELQYLRSADEMRELFDDLPEALENSVAIAQRCNLELDTEGYHLPEFQVPDGYDQDRWLAREAERGLQEVCNFRPSSPRERADEYRQRLRRELEVIVQMGFSGYFLIVADFIRWAREQGIPVGPGRGSGGGSLVAYALGITELDPIRYDLLFERFLNPERVTLPDFDIDFCMERRDEVIEYVAERYGRERVSQIITYGNMNARAVVRDVGRILGHTYGFVDKIAKCIPGDLNMTLGKALAEESALQDAYEQQEDVRTLIDLARKLEGTVRHAGRHAGGVVITPRPLIEYMPLYCEQGGAGNMLTQFDMNDVETIGLVKFDFLGLRTLTVLDNCLRTVNEMRAGNDEPALRLEQLSLEDSAPYRLIRSGRTAALFQLESEGMKGLIRRLQPERFDDLVALVALIRPGPLKSGMAEDYINRKHGRERVRYMHPSLEPILRNTWGVILYQEQVMEIARVLAGYTLGAADLLRRAMGKKQVAAMAEHSDIFVTRAVQQGGVPRKTAERIFELMETFAGYGFNKSHSVAYALLAYRTAWFKARYPSAFMAALLTTEMDHTDRLVSLCGELRRARLELLPPSINRSGHGFRAMDAKAIRYGLGAVRGVGRGAAREIETERDGNGAFRDLFDLCRRLDARRVNRRALEALSLAGALDDFGVERSVLLASLEGAMQAAEQFGAGHGGGQGSLFAPAGETASGEGAAASLPYAPAAPWDETQRLAGEKQALGQYLSGHPIRRYREECAALLTSDLGNIRPGPLFVIGYVQRVSTRRGSGGRVAYVFLEDADATLVLYLHASQYRRFRGMLAKDSMVAVRGAADRGERERRLKVEQIYDLQRLRDRFASLWLRLGPEYGQGRDPVAGMRELFGTPDAQGSPVWIEYRGRQFESVLRLGDAWRLRLCEELLERLRGALGRDNVRIQYNSRGNGAAPNRDAPKGGPGRAAASGSGRPSQHGSEPPRLGDRQ